tactTTGTAAATCTCGTACTAGATCAGTATGAATATTTTCAAGAATATAATTCAAACGTTCTTTACAAGATGTGAATTTCTTATTTctattaccaccaccaccaccactaacATTATTGATTCCTCTTGAGATTgatatattttcattatctaTTAATGTTGCCACGGCAATATAACCAAGTTTTTTCTCTGAAAATATATTGgattgtaataattgaaatgattcttttaaaccaaaatcaaCTAAATGAGGATTaccaattaaataaatataaattaatttacaaacgtatttcttcttttgatAACCATTTaaattactattattattattattaaatttagttttaatattattaatttctaaattgatttttttatcttcttcatcttgaTCTTTAGAATTTCGAAGATCAACAATGAATTGAGTCAATCCTTTCATTTGACTTTTAGGTTGAGATTTCAGCATGGTAATAACATATgtagcaaaaaaaaaagggggggaGGGAGGGAGGGAAGAAGGGTGGTAGCTaattatctaataaatatatctaTAGGTGTAAGTAAGGATGTAATTGAATATGAACAAGTGTAGATGAATTAGATCTTTATATTAACGTGGGAATCAAAAACAGTTGAAATAGTAGTAGAAGGGTAGTTAGTTGAGAAAAATTGACAATCCAATTGATGTCACGTGAAGCAGTTTTGTTGTCGTGTAGATATggataaaaaaacaagagcattgtgtgtgtgtgtgtgtgtgtgtgtgtgtgtaaaAGTTTCAACTTTTTTCATTGGTTGGAAAATTCTTCTCCCAATTTACACTTCTCGGATTTCTTAACACTCTAAGGCTGTCAGAGTGGAaggtcaaaaaaaaaaaaaggaactCAAATTCTTACaaccaattgaagaagCATATTTGAACTCCCTCCCACACAACACACAACACATAATGTCATCAGTTGCTAAACAAGCTGCCAGAAAAGTTGATTTCAACAAACTTGTTAATGGATTAGGATTAACTGGATCTACTGCTGCTTCATTAACTGCTTTCAAGAAAAGACATGATGATgccaaaaaagaatttattgatttatctaGTCAATCTACtgatattgatttcaatCATTATAGATcagttttaaaaaattctaaagttgttgatgaaattgaaaaagctGTTAATGGTTTTAAACCAGTTACTATTGATGTTTctaaaaatttgaaaaatattgaaatttttgaacTGAAAGCCATTGAAAATGCTAAATTAACTGAAAAATCAGTATTAGAAGAAATTTCTGTTTTACAAAAAActttgaaagaaattgaaagtgCTAGAccatttgatcaattaactgttgatgatgttgctgctgcttctgatttagaagaaaaagttaCTTATATGGTTAAGAATGGTAAATGGGAAGTTCCTGGTTATAGAGAAAAATTCGGTGATTTGGCTGCTATGTAATATAGTATTTgtcaaatttcaattgaattgaattaaacTATGGATAATTATTTGGatataaaccaaaaccaaaacaatcatttatttagcaccattcaaataaataaataaataaataaatatatattcaaaactatttataaattttttgaaattactTGCCATTTAGGAATTGCAAGGTGTTTCTGTTTATTTTGTTCTGTTTTATCAGTACCAGTAGGACCAGTAGGATTATTTAAAACATGTATTACATTAGCATCATTACTAATATGTATAGTTGAAGTGaattttgtaataaatGGAATAGGTAATTTTGTATATCTTTGTAATTCATTATGAggattatataaatatgtCCCTACTAATCCacaatcaaattcaatatcataTGATGTTAAAATCACCaaacaattatatttacaattgattttccTCACTAaagttaataataaattataatatctattggttttattagaatcataatcttcatcaacatcactcctattgttgttgttgttgttgttgtggtggtggtggtggtggtggtggtatgggtgtttattattttgatctGTTGGTGGTAGGTCCTTCTCTTGTTGGttaaattgatcaaatccaagagattgataattatattgatcCACTATTTGAAGATCATAAAAGAATGATGATATATTATGGATcaatataaaattaatatgTTTATCcaacaccagaagtttATTGGTACCTGTAttatgaattgatttttcattacaattatataaatcttgtaagattttaatcaattgaggGAAATTGTCACAAGAAAGgttatttataaaattatttcttaataattcattatccATACATGATATTACCaatgtggtggtggtggtggtggtggtggtggaatTGGTATTTTGGTTGTTCTGTAATTGTGGAAGAATATATTGTCGGAATGTTTTCTTATTAGGATATAAAATCAATCcataatcattattagataaatttaatgtattttcaaataaacttaattcaatttttgatgatttagaaaCATGAtgatcaaataatttcGATTGTTTCATTAAAGGGTTGGCCTGAtgtattgatgatgatgaaaatggtTCTGGTTAAGAATCAACACGCGTTGTGGTTGTTGcccaaaaaagaaaaaacacCACACCCGTAACTAAAAAGAGATTTCAATCCTTTTAAACAAacgtcttcttcttcatcatcatattaATATTCATATCAGAgattaatcaaatatattcaattgaagaaaataagaAACATATATAGGGAtaattacttttttttttttttttgtttttttttagctttttgtttttaacattcaatcaattcaaccACATCTAAAGTGACAGGATGACATTGGAAAGCAATTGGTTCATcatataaattataaaaatcTCCTGAAGCacattgataaaatttagTAGAATCACCTAATGCTAATTGTCCTTGTTTTGTTACTGACCAACCTGCAGCATAAATAGCACCATGTTGAGGAGTAGGTccatcaaattgaaattgatgacCAGATACAATACAACCAATTCTATCATCAGAATCTCGTAAAATCCCATCATTTAATGTCATTTTTAATGTAGAATTGGTATAACAAGCAACTGAATAAACTGGTGAAATAAATTCTgtctcttcttcttcttcttgttcttgttctgattcttctttctcGGGggtttgttttggtttattcCATTTATGATCACCTTTGTTATTATCATGTTCATTATCATGTTCATGATCATGTTCATGATCTTTATAAcgatgattatgatgatgatctTCATGATGATAATCTTTATGTCCATGtttattttcataattATGAGGTTTCTTTTTATGATATTTCTTACCATTATTAGGTCttgattcattatcattatctatatcatcataataaatttcttcaatagtttcaaattcctgagaattattttcttcagGTTTCTGTTGTTCTTGTGGGGTTGATTCTACTTCTGCTTCTGCTTCTtcattgatcaattgattttgatcaTTTTCTAAACCTGGTAATTGAGAATCAGATtctgctactactacttgaccagaatcatcatttgtttcttgttgttgagggTTCATATCTTGATAATCTCTCTTGGCGgcaatattaatattttttttatcaaaacaatcttcttcatcttcactACTATAATCATGTTTAggtttcattttttgaaCTTGACCATCatgaatttgaacaataatatctttagttttagttgGTTTAGAATTTGGAGCAGTAGCAGTAGAAGTAGTAATTATTGATGTAACAAAAGTAGTTGTAGTTAAACTTGGTTTAATTTTAGATACAATTGGTTTTTCATAATCACCATCTTCATTAAGAATATAAGgattaacaacaataccaaATGCAAATGGTAAACtatcaaaatattgatctggtgatttatttttacatGAAGGAGGTATTAAAATTGTCCAATCATCACCATTTGCTGGAACATAATACCCGCtggatttaataatatgagaaatcaataatatggaaataatcaaataattaatcaTTGATGGATAGGATAAAATAGGATGGATGATACTTATGATTATAATTAATAGAATAATATCTAATTAAACtaattttgttaatttattacctaaaaagaaaaactgaaagaaaagaaaagaaaagaaaagaattgattagTAGTTGAATATTTATATGGATGAGATGGAATGATATAATCTTGAGATGCAAAATTAAAAagctgcaaaaaaaaaaaaaaaaaaaaaaaaaattacataCTAAGATTGATTGCAAAAAACACCATTATATAAACAATACAATAGATCTTTAAAGCACATAATATATTATCATAACTAAAAATTATAAGATTCgatttataaatcaatataaataaatataaataaataaagataCAATCTAATATTGAACAACAAACATGAAacataataaaaaaaaaaaaaaaaaaaaaaaaaaagaaagaaagaaagaagatacaaagaaaacagaatttttttatttgatattctattagtaaaaataaatataagaTCTTTATCACTTCTTCATAATAGAAGATATACAGATGTATACATATGAGGTAATAAGTATTATATCAATCCTATCCAGTTTGCATACACCCATACCATCGTAATCGGAGTAGTTCCATACCATTAAGTCCCAGATACAAATACCTTCTTCAACCCCTTTGTAGtctattatttatatagtcctttaaatatatatatttaacTAGAGCAAATACAAACGATTAGCGTTGCTCTAACATCACAATACTAATAACCCCATgttaaaaagaatattataCAAAAATGTAGAAACGacatttatcaacaaatgtcgtgaaaaatcaaattcttctctCATGGCGacattttttctttctttctttctttcttcttctttcattctttctaattaattaataaatgataaattttaattggtgCAATTTCATAAAacctttcttcttcttctacttcttctttaaaCTCATTTACTAACactatttatttattacttaatatcaataacaataccagcaacaacaacaacataagCCCCATGTTTAGAAggtcattattatcaacaacaaaattcattaataaatcaacaaatttattatccaAAGGAAATTTCCATGGTAATTTCCAACAATATCGATTTATATCAACTGAATTAAAAGATGCATTAGATAAAGCAATTATTACATCACCAGTAGTTTTATTTATGAAAGGTACTCCAGAATTTCCTCAATGTGGATTTTCAAAAGCtacaattcaaattttagGTCAACAAGGAGTTAATCCCGAAAAATTTGCTGCTTATAATGTATTAGAAGATTCTGAATTACGTGAAGGTATAAAAGAATATAGTTCATGGCCAACAATTCCTcaattatatattaatggagaatttattggtggttgtgatattattactactatGGCACAAAATGGTGAATTAGcagaattattagaagaaCTGAATGCATTAATTcctgaagaagaaaatgagGAATCAATTCAAGAAGATGATTCATCAAATACTGTTCAATCAGCAAATATTAAACCCAATAGAGATTAATtagtgtgtgtgtgtatgtgtatgtgtgtgtgtgtggttGGTTGGTAAGTCGATTGAAGTAATCAACAGATTAACTTTGTATagaatgaataataataataattaaaaaaaaaaaaaaacaaaagactCATGAAAAAGATAGaatatgatttaaattGGTGTATTAATAAGATGAAGAATAATATAATACTAAtcttatatttataaatcaaaccaatatattaattataaaatttgatttcatatGTGAGTATAGaaataaagatatttaAAGAAAGGGAAAATGGTAgtatattctttttatgATAGTGGAATGGAATGGAGTAGAATGGAATGGGACTCTTCTTCTCTTGATATTACTTAAGCTACAATAAGATTAAATGgtttgatattttgatattttgatattttgaatattattattattatcattaacatTTATTCTTACCAATGATGTGAAAATACGGAAATACtttcttttggtttatAAATTAGGTTATTTGAAATAAGAAGAAACATATCAATAATCTAAACAATTATACaacatatacatatatatatataaaacaatgattgaaaactaaaaaatgacaaatatattattaattaatactAGTAGAATAATAAAACCTAACTGAAACTGAAACTGAAACTGAAACTGGAACTGAATAAAAAtcataaataatatattataacCAGacctaataat
This is a stretch of genomic DNA from Candida dubliniensis CD36 chromosome 1, complete sequence. It encodes these proteins:
- a CDS encoding cell wall protein, putative, whose protein sequence is MINYLIISILLISHIIKSSGYYVPANGDDWTILIPPSCKNKSPDQYFDSLPFAFGIVVNPYILNEDGDYEKPIVSKIKPSLTTTTFVTSIITTSTATAPNSKPTKTKDIIVQIHDGQVQKMKPKHDYSSEDEEDCFDKKNINIAAKRDYQDMNPQQQETNDDSGQVVVAESDSQLPGLENDQNQLINEEAEAEVESTPQEQQKPEENNSQEFETIEEIYYDDIDNDNESRPNNGKKYHKKKPHNYENKHGHKDYHHEDHHHNHRYKDHEHDHEHDNEHDNNKGDHKWNKPKQTPEKEESEQEQEEEEETEFISPVYSVACYTNSTLKMTLNDGILRDSDDRIGCIVSGHQFQFDGPTPQHGAIYAAGWSVTKQGQLALGDSTKFYQCASGDFYNLYDEPIAFQCHPVTLDVVELIEC
- a CDS encoding ATP synthase chain D, mitochondrial, putative (Similar to S. cerevisiae ATP7;~Similar to C. albicans ATP7); the protein is MSSVAKQAARKVDFNKLVNGLGLTGSTAASLTAFKKRHDDAKKEFIDLSSQSTDIDFNHYRSVLKNSKVVDEIEKAVNGFKPVTIDVSKNLKNIEIFESKAIENAKLTEKSVLEEISVLQKTLKEIESARPFDQLTVDDVAAASDLEEKVTYMVKNGKWEVPGYREKFGDLAAM
- a CDS encoding monothiol glutaredoxin, mitochondrial precursor, putative (Similar to C. albicans GRX5;~Similar to S. pombe GRX4;~Similar to S. cerevisiae GRX5); the encoded protein is MFRRSLLSTTKFINKSTNLLSKGNFHGNFQQYRFISTELKDALDKAIITSPVVLFMKGTPEFPQCGFSKATIQILGQQGVNPEKFAAYNVLEDSELREGIKEYSSWPTIPQLYINGEFIGGCDIITTMAQNGELAELLEESNALIPEEENEESIQEDDSSNTVQSANIKPNRD